The Nitrospiraceae bacterium genome includes a window with the following:
- the leuC gene encoding 3-isopropylmalate dehydratase large subunit, with translation MAGQTLFDKIWDSHVVRSEPDGTTLLYVDRQLVHEVTSPQAFEGLKVAGRKPRRPGATLAVPDHNVPTTDRSLPIADPISAKQIQTLDENCTDFGITLFRMSDIRQGVVHVIGPEQGFTLPGMTIVCGDSHTSTHGAFGSLAFGIGTSEVEHVLATQCLIQKRPKTMEVRVEGELSPRCSAKDVILAIIGRIGTAGGTGYVIEYTGSAIRALSMEGRMTLCNMSIEGGARAGMVAPDDKTVAYIKGRPMAPTGALWDQAVAAWRHLTSDPGSRYDAVVELRADKIAPQVTWGTSPGMVTGVDGLVPDPRTMQDEKLRHSTERALDYMGLTAGMPIRNIKIDRVFIGSCTNSRIEDLRTAAAFAKGKKVASSVHAMVVPGSGLVKQQAEQEGLDKIFRESGFEWREPGCSMCLAMNADVLKPGERCASTSNRNFEGRQGAGGRTHLVSPAMAVAAAVEGHFVDIRHWG, from the coding sequence ATGGCCGGACAGACACTTTTCGACAAGATCTGGGATTCGCACGTCGTTCGATCGGAACCGGACGGCACGACATTGCTCTATGTCGATCGTCAGCTGGTTCACGAGGTCACCTCGCCACAGGCCTTCGAGGGGCTCAAGGTGGCCGGACGAAAGCCGCGCCGCCCGGGCGCCACGCTGGCAGTGCCGGATCACAACGTCCCCACCACTGACCGGAGTCTTCCCATTGCCGATCCGATCAGCGCCAAGCAGATCCAGACACTGGATGAGAACTGCACCGACTTCGGCATCACGCTGTTCCGAATGAGCGATATCCGGCAAGGCGTCGTCCACGTGATCGGTCCGGAGCAGGGATTCACCCTTCCCGGCATGACGATTGTGTGCGGTGACTCCCACACGTCCACGCACGGGGCCTTCGGATCGCTCGCGTTCGGCATCGGCACGAGCGAGGTCGAGCACGTCCTGGCTACCCAGTGCCTGATTCAGAAGCGCCCGAAGACGATGGAGGTTCGGGTCGAAGGTGAACTATCGCCGCGCTGCTCCGCAAAGGATGTGATCCTTGCCATTATCGGCCGGATCGGCACTGCCGGAGGCACCGGTTACGTCATTGAATACACCGGCTCCGCCATTCGCGCACTCAGCATGGAAGGCCGAATGACCCTCTGCAACATGTCGATCGAAGGTGGAGCCCGCGCCGGAATGGTGGCTCCGGACGACAAGACCGTTGCCTACATCAAAGGACGGCCGATGGCACCGACCGGCGCCCTCTGGGACCAGGCAGTGGCTGCCTGGCGTCACCTTACCAGCGATCCCGGGTCACGGTACGACGCAGTCGTGGAGTTGCGGGCCGACAAGATCGCCCCACAAGTGACCTGGGGCACCAGCCCCGGAATGGTCACCGGCGTGGACGGTCTCGTTCCCGATCCTCGGACCATGCAGGACGAAAAACTCCGGCATTCCACAGAGCGCGCCCTCGATTACATGGGGCTCACGGCCGGGATGCCGATTCGGAATATCAAGATCGATCGGGTCTTCATCGGTTCCTGCACCAATTCGCGGATCGAGGATCTGCGGACTGCCGCCGCCTTTGCCAAAGGTAAGAAGGTCGCCTCTAGCGTGCACGCGATGGTCGTGCCTGGCTCGGGCCTCGTGAAGCAACAAGCCGAGCAGGAAGGTCTCGACAAGATTTTCCGCGAGTCCGGCTTCGAGTGGCGTGAGCCCGGTTGCAGCATGTGCCTGGCCATGAACGCGGACGTGCTCAAGCCCGGCGAGCGTTGCGCCTCGACCAGCAACCGTAACTTCGAAGGTCGGCAAGGAGCCGGAGGCCGCACGCACCTCGTGTCGCCGGCGATGGCCGTAGCCGCCGCCGTCGAAGGACATTTTGTCGATATCCGGCACTGGGGCTGA
- a CDS encoding mechanosensitive ion channel family protein gives MQSLLPGLDSSVLFDLLKSLLLLSILLATRALLVRSIARNQTLTIEAKRRWIVTTRNSIVLSFAVGLVVIWAHEIEAFAVSLVALAAAVVLATKELILCWSGAALRVGGSVYSVGDRIQIGSYRGVVLDHDIFATKLLEIGPGSLSHLYTGRVVVFPNSMLFTNGLVKENPPQDYGLYVMTVPLRGEDDWAIAERALLDAARTECAPFLEEMTRQLKLLEQRNLLEAPSPEPRITIQLPEAGKMHLVLRFPAPDRGRSRVEQAILRRYLAVTRSAK, from the coding sequence ATGCAGTCACTGTTGCCTGGTCTGGACTCAAGTGTTCTGTTCGATCTACTGAAGTCGTTGTTACTCCTGTCGATTTTGCTCGCCACTAGGGCGCTGCTCGTTCGCTCCATCGCCCGCAATCAGACCTTGACGATCGAAGCGAAGCGCCGATGGATCGTGACCACCCGCAATAGCATCGTGCTGTCGTTTGCGGTGGGGTTGGTCGTCATCTGGGCGCATGAGATCGAAGCGTTCGCGGTTTCATTGGTGGCGTTGGCGGCGGCCGTGGTGCTGGCGACGAAGGAGCTGATTCTCTGCTGGAGCGGAGCCGCCCTGCGCGTTGGTGGAAGCGTCTACTCGGTCGGGGATCGGATTCAGATCGGATCGTATCGCGGCGTAGTGCTGGACCATGACATCTTCGCCACCAAGTTGCTCGAGATCGGGCCGGGTTCCTTGTCTCATCTTTATACCGGCCGGGTCGTCGTGTTTCCGAACAGCATGCTGTTCACCAACGGGTTGGTGAAAGAGAACCCCCCGCAGGATTACGGGCTGTATGTGATGACGGTTCCCCTGAGGGGTGAGGACGATTGGGCGATCGCGGAGCGCGCGCTGCTGGACGCGGCCAGGACGGAATGCGCGCCGTTTCTGGAGGAAATGACCCGGCAACTCAAGTTGTTGGAGCAACGGAATCTGCTTGAAGCGCCGTCACCGGAACCTCGGATCACGATCCAGTTGCCGGAGGCCGGCAAAATGCACCTTGTTCTCCGCTTCCCGGCGCCTGACCGCGGCCGATCCAGAGTCGAGCAGGCGATCCTCCGTCGATACCTGGCGGTGACGCGATCGGCCAAGTAG
- a CDS encoding 3'(2'),5'-bisphosphate nucleotidase CysQ, whose protein sequence is MKRKRGERMERELKTLKEAMLAAGTEALRLAKTGFETRTKSDQSPVTTADLAVNEILQSRLGEEFPEDGWLSEESQDNGDRLSKQRVWIVDPIDGTRAYVRGDPEFCISVALVEDGRPILSAIYNPTRGEWFSAIHRGGLMVEHLSKPDAGRFEPGERPIVLVNPWDLRSGRLRQLESRVRCQPIGSIAYGLALVAAGQAEAAIMLDGGNEWDIVAGILLVIEGGGQATNASGELPCFNQPNTRQRGALALSSSIHPPLLNLLKKTAAAGR, encoded by the coding sequence ATGAAACGAAAGCGCGGTGAACGGATGGAGCGAGAACTCAAGACATTGAAAGAGGCCATGCTGGCGGCCGGTACCGAAGCGCTGCGCCTGGCCAAAACCGGCTTCGAGACTCGGACGAAGAGCGATCAATCGCCGGTGACCACGGCGGACTTGGCCGTGAACGAGATTCTCCAGTCTCGCTTGGGCGAGGAGTTTCCGGAAGATGGATGGCTCTCCGAGGAATCCCAGGACAACGGAGATCGTCTCTCGAAACAACGTGTGTGGATCGTCGACCCGATCGACGGTACCCGCGCCTACGTCAGGGGCGATCCTGAGTTCTGCATCTCCGTCGCACTGGTGGAAGACGGCAGACCCATCCTCTCCGCCATCTATAATCCCACCAGGGGAGAATGGTTTTCAGCCATTCACCGAGGCGGCCTCATGGTCGAGCATCTGTCGAAGCCGGATGCCGGTCGATTCGAGCCAGGGGAGCGGCCCATCGTCCTCGTCAATCCCTGGGACCTGCGAAGCGGCAGGCTGCGGCAGTTGGAATCGCGGGTCCGCTGCCAGCCGATCGGCTCCATCGCCTATGGCCTCGCATTGGTGGCTGCCGGTCAGGCGGAGGCGGCGATCATGCTCGATGGCGGCAACGAGTGGGATATTGTCGCCGGTATCCTGCTGGTCATCGAAGGAGGCGGACAGGCCACCAATGCATCCGGCGAACTCCCGTGCTTCAATCAACCCAATACGCGTCAGCGAGGCGCACTCGCACTGTCTTCGTCGATTCACCCTCCCCTATTGAATCTGCTGAAGAAGACCGCGGCTGCCGGCCGGTAG
- a CDS encoding tetratricopeptide repeat protein produces the protein MISRWRIPGIVLTAAAVLSCGQQSWEDVMQAGEASLQKGQYQEAERTFSAAVKKAEAFGAHDRRVAVSLSRLGQALSAQGKFVEAEPVYLQALTIYQEVHGENHLDVAAALNNLGVLHRKHGQYADAQRLLARALSIKERLLGAEHPDIALALTNLATMHLAQSEWGEAAPLLARALAIREKQLGKDHPELIKTLEDYAGTLRKLGRTAEAAALEDRVSSIKGKKKP, from the coding sequence ATGATCTCGAGGTGGCGCATCCCGGGGATCGTCCTGACGGCCGCGGCCGTTCTGTCTTGCGGGCAGCAGAGCTGGGAAGACGTCATGCAAGCCGGGGAGGCTTCTCTTCAGAAGGGGCAGTATCAAGAGGCCGAACGGACTTTCTCGGCAGCGGTGAAAAAAGCCGAAGCGTTCGGCGCGCACGATCGGCGGGTGGCGGTGTCACTGTCTCGTCTAGGCCAAGCCTTGTCGGCGCAGGGCAAGTTCGTCGAGGCCGAGCCGGTGTACCTGCAGGCCCTGACGATTTATCAGGAAGTACACGGCGAGAATCATCTGGATGTGGCCGCTGCGTTGAACAACCTCGGCGTATTGCATCGCAAGCATGGTCAATATGCGGACGCCCAACGGCTATTGGCGAGGGCATTGTCTATCAAGGAACGCTTGCTGGGGGCAGAGCACCCGGACATCGCGCTGGCGCTCACGAACCTGGCGACGATGCACTTGGCGCAGAGTGAGTGGGGGGAGGCGGCTCCCTTACTCGCGCGCGCGCTCGCCATTCGCGAGAAGCAACTCGGGAAGGACCATCCCGAACTGATCAAGACGCTTGAAGACTATGCCGGGACGCTGCGGAAGTTAGGGAGGACGGCAGAGGCGGCGGCTTTGGAGGATCGTGTCTCGAGTATCAAAGGAAAGAAGAAGCCCTGA
- a CDS encoding PilZ domain-containing protein, translated as MRLFLSFSGGKIQGKGTVLDISMGGCMIESDAPVHVDDIFYLQIALDGAQDPLEVAAMVRSISSRGIAFKFLRAAQENKRLLAFVQTKTSAGGSRTGS; from the coding sequence GTGCGACTGTTCCTTTCGTTCTCCGGAGGGAAAATTCAAGGGAAGGGCACTGTGCTGGATATTTCCATGGGCGGGTGCATGATCGAGAGCGATGCGCCAGTGCACGTCGACGACATCTTCTACTTGCAGATTGCGCTGGATGGCGCGCAAGACCCCTTGGAAGTCGCTGCGATGGTACGATCGATCAGCTCCCGCGGCATCGCCTTCAAATTCTTGCGGGCGGCGCAGGAGAACAAGCGGCTGCTGGCATTCGTGCAAACCAAGACCTCAGCCGGCGGATCGAGAACCGGATCGTGA
- a CDS encoding MEKHLA domain-containing protein, with protein sequence MEPASPPWSRPAAIEWAQCLLNSYRRWIGRELTDRVGDHGFQAQALFLAPIVVVSHGLEADPVLNYGNQRALELWETTWEELVKTPSRLTAEPVNRAEREWMLEQAKTRGYIENYRGVRISRSGRRFLVERATVWNVVDATGHRLGQAATFSTWTFL encoded by the coding sequence ATGGAACCTGCCAGTCCGCCGTGGAGTCGGCCTGCTGCGATCGAGTGGGCGCAGTGTCTCTTGAACAGTTATCGCCGCTGGATCGGACGGGAGTTGACCGATCGAGTCGGGGATCATGGATTTCAGGCGCAGGCTCTGTTTCTCGCCCCAATCGTGGTCGTCTCACACGGCTTGGAGGCAGATCCTGTTCTCAACTATGGGAATCAGCGCGCATTGGAACTTTGGGAGACGACGTGGGAAGAGTTGGTGAAGACGCCGTCGCGTCTGACGGCCGAGCCGGTCAATCGCGCCGAGCGGGAATGGATGCTCGAGCAGGCGAAGACTCGCGGGTACATCGAGAACTATCGGGGAGTGCGCATTTCCCGCAGCGGCCGCCGTTTTCTGGTGGAGCGTGCGACCGTGTGGAACGTCGTGGATGCAACCGGCCACCGACTCGGGCAGGCCGCGACGTTTTCAACCTGGACGTTCCTCTAG
- the leuD gene encoding 3-isopropylmalate dehydratase small subunit — protein sequence MQPFTTLTGIVAPLDRLNVDTDQIIPKQFLKTIKRTGLREGLFFDWRKRKDGSADPGFFLNQPRYQEATILLTRDNFGCGSSREHAPWALLDQGIRCVIAPSFADIFYNNCFQNGILPVVLKADEVQALFQGVTGKEGYRLTVDLAAQQVTTPSGTSYHFDVDPFRKDCLYRGLDSIGLTLEHAAKISEYEQRRRTQAPWLFQDLTS from the coding sequence ATGCAACCATTCACGACACTGACAGGCATCGTCGCGCCGCTGGATCGGCTCAACGTCGATACGGACCAAATCATCCCGAAACAGTTTTTGAAGACGATCAAGCGGACGGGTTTGCGCGAAGGGTTGTTTTTCGATTGGCGGAAGCGGAAGGACGGCTCCGCCGATCCCGGCTTTTTCCTGAACCAGCCGCGCTACCAGGAGGCGACGATTCTATTGACCCGCGACAACTTCGGCTGCGGTTCCTCGCGCGAGCACGCACCCTGGGCGCTGTTGGACCAAGGCATCCGGTGCGTCATCGCCCCCAGCTTCGCCGACATTTTTTACAACAACTGTTTCCAGAACGGGATTCTCCCGGTGGTCCTGAAAGCCGACGAGGTTCAGGCGCTCTTCCAGGGCGTGACCGGGAAAGAAGGCTACCGCCTGACAGTCGACCTGGCGGCACAGCAGGTGACGACGCCGTCTGGCACCTCGTATCACTTCGATGTCGATCCGTTTCGGAAGGACTGCCTGTACCGGGGCCTGGACTCGATCGGCCTGACGCTCGAACACGCCGCCAAGATTTCGGAGTATGAACAGCGCCGACGCACCCAAGCGCCTTGGTTGTTCCAAGACCTCACCTCATAG
- the xth gene encoding exodeoxyribonuclease III, which translates to MKVATFNVNSLRKRIPIVLEWLQRHQPDVLCLQETKVQDSEFPLMALAPSGYEITYRGMKSYNGVAVLTRTKPDAVFYGFDDGGDTEEARLMRVVVGGVPIVNTYIPQGFEIDSPKYQYKLGWYDRLRRYFDRHLSPKEPAIWCGDMNVAPRPIDVHSPEKHLKHVCYHEDARKAYERTVAWGFEDVFCKLYPDRQQFTFWDYRAPSSLAANKGWRIDHILASLSMAAKCQKVEVDIEPRRAAEPSDHTFLWADFSL; encoded by the coding sequence ATGAAAGTCGCCACCTTCAACGTCAATTCCCTGCGAAAACGAATTCCGATCGTTCTGGAGTGGCTCCAACGCCATCAACCGGATGTGCTCTGCTTGCAGGAAACCAAGGTGCAGGACAGCGAGTTCCCATTAATGGCGCTCGCGCCGTCCGGCTATGAAATCACTTATCGGGGTATGAAGTCCTATAACGGCGTAGCGGTGCTCACGCGCACCAAGCCCGACGCGGTGTTTTATGGGTTCGACGACGGTGGGGACACGGAGGAGGCCCGGTTGATGCGGGTGGTGGTCGGCGGAGTTCCGATCGTCAATACTTATATTCCGCAAGGATTCGAAATCGATTCGCCGAAGTATCAATATAAGCTCGGATGGTACGACCGTCTACGTCGCTATTTCGATAGACATCTCTCTCCGAAGGAGCCGGCGATCTGGTGTGGAGACATGAATGTGGCCCCAAGACCCATTGATGTCCACAGTCCGGAGAAGCACCTTAAACATGTCTGCTATCACGAAGACGCGCGCAAGGCGTACGAACGAACCGTTGCGTGGGGCTTCGAGGATGTGTTCTGCAAACTGTATCCAGATCGCCAGCAATTTACGTTTTGGGACTACCGCGCTCCAAGTTCACTCGCTGCAAACAAAGGGTGGCGAATCGATCACATCTTAGCCAGCTTATCGATGGCGGCAAAATGTCAGAAGGTCGAGGTCGACATCGAACCTCGCCGCGCTGCCGAACCTTCCGATCATACGTTCCTGTGGGCCGACTTCAGTCTCTAG
- a CDS encoding DUF1653 domain-containing protein, with translation MLQLGRYRHYKGKDYEVIGVARHSETEEEFVVYRPLYGEGGLWIRPMAMFLESVLVSGVEMPRFRRLEERPG, from the coding sequence ATGCTTCAGCTCGGTCGCTATCGTCACTACAAGGGGAAGGACTACGAAGTCATCGGTGTGGCCCGCCACTCCGAGACGGAGGAAGAGTTCGTCGTCTATCGTCCGCTTTATGGAGAAGGTGGCCTGTGGATCAGGCCCATGGCGATGTTCCTGGAGTCTGTCCTGGTCAGCGGCGTGGAGATGCCCAGGTTCCGTCGGCTAGAGGAACGTCCAGGTTGA
- the corA gene encoding magnesium/cobalt transporter CorA yields the protein MKLVQKRSRKSGLPPGTLVHIGEKRAETVKVSLFDYGEGQFQERTGLKPEDITAAGDAAVRWIDIGGVHKVDVLETFGKTFGLHPLLLEDIANTDQRPKYDDYGTYGYVVLKMLYEGERRGDINVEQVSLVFGENVLLSFQENGGDVFQVIKDRLRAGKGRLRHAGADYLLYALMDSIVDRYFGVLETLGEKIEVLQDSVVTNPQPETLRDIHALKRQLLFLRRSVWPLRDVINNLSRSDGQFLQGTTKVFFRDVYDHVVQIVDTIESLREMVSSMMEVYLSSVSYRLNAVMKVLTIITTIFMPLSFIASIYGMNFEHMPELKSPYGYPAVLAVMAFSGGAMLYFFKQKKWL from the coding sequence ATGAAACTGGTGCAAAAGCGGTCGCGAAAATCAGGATTGCCGCCGGGCACGCTTGTACACATCGGGGAGAAGCGCGCCGAAACCGTCAAGGTCAGCCTCTTTGACTACGGCGAAGGGCAGTTTCAGGAACGCACGGGCTTGAAGCCAGAAGATATTACCGCTGCGGGTGACGCGGCGGTTCGCTGGATCGACATCGGCGGCGTGCACAAGGTGGATGTGCTGGAGACGTTCGGCAAGACGTTCGGTCTCCATCCGCTGCTGCTGGAAGACATCGCCAATACCGACCAACGGCCCAAATATGACGACTATGGCACGTATGGCTACGTGGTCCTGAAAATGTTGTATGAGGGGGAGCGGCGAGGCGATATCAACGTCGAACAGGTTAGTCTGGTGTTTGGCGAAAATGTCCTCCTGTCGTTTCAGGAGAACGGAGGCGACGTCTTTCAAGTGATCAAAGACCGGCTTCGGGCTGGGAAGGGACGCTTGCGCCATGCCGGGGCGGACTACCTTCTGTATGCGCTCATGGACTCGATCGTCGATCGCTACTTCGGCGTGCTCGAAACGCTGGGGGAGAAGATCGAAGTGTTGCAGGATTCCGTCGTGACCAACCCCCAACCGGAGACGCTACGGGATATCCACGCACTGAAACGGCAATTGCTCTTTCTTCGGCGATCCGTGTGGCCGCTGCGGGACGTCATCAACAACCTGTCGCGCTCGGATGGACAGTTCCTTCAGGGGACGACGAAGGTCTTCTTCCGCGATGTGTACGACCATGTCGTCCAGATCGTCGATACGATCGAGAGTCTGCGCGAGATGGTATCTTCGATGATGGAGGTCTATCTATCCAGCGTGAGCTATCGACTGAACGCGGTCATGAAGGTGCTGACGATCATCACCACGATCTTCATGCCGCTCAGCTTCATCGCCAGCATCTACGGCATGAATTTCGAGCACATGCCGGAGCTGAAGTCTCCCTATGGCTACCCGGCGGTCCTCGCGGTGATGGCGTTCAGCGGCGGCGCGATGCTCTATTTCTTTAAGCAGAAAAAGTGGCTTTAG
- a CDS encoding NAD(P)-dependent oxidoreductase: MQLALFGTGVLGSAIAERLHRTGHLVTVYNRTIEKALPLRNRGLRVVSRSADAMGSAEAVLLLLADETAIRSVLLQGETAQRLAGRTIIQMGTIGPDQSLELAFEIQRLGGAYMEAPVLGSVTEAAQGTLLVMVGSTPEQFTQWSPMLQALGQEVQRIGPVGSAAVIKLALNQLIAAETAAFGLSLGLVRRNGLSTDTFMALLRKSALFAPTFDKKLPRLTTREYQRPNFSTRHLLKDVDLMLETSQRAGLSTLGLQGVRSLLERALEMGFSDGDYSALYEAIDGAGNGRA; the protein is encoded by the coding sequence ATGCAGCTCGCGTTGTTTGGAACGGGCGTGTTGGGGAGCGCTATCGCGGAGCGGCTCCACAGAACCGGCCATCTGGTCACCGTATACAACCGCACCATCGAGAAGGCTCTGCCCTTGCGCAATCGGGGGCTTCGCGTCGTCTCACGATCGGCGGACGCGATGGGCTCGGCGGAGGCCGTGCTGTTGCTGCTGGCCGATGAGACTGCCATTCGATCGGTTCTGCTCCAGGGAGAAACCGCCCAACGGCTGGCCGGACGCACCATCATTCAAATGGGCACGATCGGTCCTGATCAGAGTCTCGAGCTCGCATTCGAGATCCAGCGACTGGGTGGGGCTTACATGGAGGCGCCCGTCTTGGGCAGCGTGACCGAAGCCGCGCAAGGGACCCTGCTCGTGATGGTCGGCTCCACGCCGGAGCAGTTTACTCAGTGGTCCCCGATGTTGCAGGCGCTTGGGCAGGAAGTCCAACGGATCGGACCGGTCGGAAGCGCTGCGGTCATCAAATTGGCCCTCAATCAGCTCATCGCGGCCGAAACCGCTGCCTTCGGTCTCAGCTTGGGGTTGGTGCGCCGCAACGGGCTTTCGACGGATACCTTCATGGCGCTCCTCCGAAAAAGCGCCCTCTTTGCCCCCACATTCGATAAAAAGCTGCCCAGACTCACGACTCGAGAATACCAGCGCCCGAACTTCTCCACCCGGCACCTGTTGAAGGATGTCGACCTCATGCTGGAGACCTCACAACGGGCAGGCCTCAGTACGCTCGGGCTGCAGGGCGTCCGCAGCTTGCTGGAGAGAGCCCTTGAGATGGGATTTTCAGACGGGGACTACTCGGCACTGTACGAAGCGATTGACGGAGCCGGGAACGGCCGCGCGTAA
- a CDS encoding FAD-dependent oxidoreductase, with the protein MIGGGSAGYAAARVARDAGADVAIVDSGPLGGLCILRGCMPTKAILRSAEVAALSRRGPEFGLAPMTPRADLAAVVDRKNRLVQEFAADRIASLHDPKFTLYESRAEFLSPAELLVGAERVTAGSFVIATGSTISQVPIPGLEEIGYLTSDTALDIRRPPASLVVLGGGPVAVEFAQFFARIGTSVILIQRSPTLLSDMDEDVGHALAAALRMEGLEVLTGISVDEVTRDATGKTVRIRLPDGAQRSIMSEEILHALGRRPNLDGLALDRAGIAVIDGRLTVGPDMRTAQPHIFAVGDVNDLTPVVHSAVIQGEVAGYNATHPDRPARTVDRRLDMEAVFTDPQVATLGLSERTCRERGMPYLSAKYHFADHGKAMCLGATHGFVKLVCEPQRAELIGAHIVGPEAAELIHELVAVMHFHGTAHDLMRMPHYHPTLAEIVTYPAESIVEQLESP; encoded by the coding sequence ATCATCGGTGGCGGCTCGGCCGGTTATGCCGCCGCCCGTGTCGCTCGTGATGCCGGAGCCGATGTCGCGATCGTCGATTCCGGCCCGCTTGGGGGACTCTGCATCCTTCGCGGGTGCATGCCCACGAAAGCAATTCTGCGATCGGCGGAAGTTGCGGCGTTGAGTCGGCGAGGGCCGGAGTTTGGCTTGGCGCCGATGACTCCCCGTGCGGACCTTGCGGCAGTCGTCGATCGCAAAAACCGGTTGGTTCAAGAGTTTGCCGCCGATCGAATCGCGTCGCTGCATGACCCGAAGTTCACGCTCTACGAATCCCGTGCCGAGTTTCTCTCCCCGGCCGAACTGTTGGTGGGTGCTGAGCGCGTGACGGCCGGGTCTTTTGTCATCGCCACGGGTTCCACGATCAGCCAGGTGCCGATCCCTGGTCTCGAGGAGATTGGCTATCTCACGAGCGACACGGCGCTGGACATCCGACGGCCGCCGGCATCGCTCGTTGTGTTAGGCGGAGGACCGGTTGCCGTGGAGTTCGCGCAATTCTTTGCGCGCATCGGAACGAGCGTGATTCTCATCCAGCGTAGTCCAACCCTGCTCTCCGATATGGACGAGGACGTAGGGCATGCGTTGGCGGCGGCCTTGCGGATGGAAGGTCTCGAAGTGCTGACGGGAATCTCCGTGGATGAAGTGACCCGCGACGCGACGGGCAAGACGGTCAGGATTCGCCTCCCCGACGGGGCGCAGCGGTCGATCATGTCGGAGGAGATTCTCCACGCGCTGGGCCGTCGTCCCAACTTAGATGGGCTTGCGCTTGATCGCGCCGGGATTGCCGTTATCGATGGACGGTTGACGGTCGGTCCCGACATGCGCACGGCTCAGCCGCACATTTTTGCCGTCGGTGATGTGAACGATTTGACGCCGGTCGTGCACTCGGCCGTCATTCAAGGTGAGGTGGCGGGCTATAACGCAACCCATCCAGATCGACCTGCTCGGACGGTAGATCGACGGCTCGACATGGAGGCGGTGTTCACGGATCCGCAGGTAGCTACGCTGGGACTCAGTGAACGGACGTGCCGGGAACGAGGAATGCCTTACCTGTCGGCCAAGTATCACTTCGCCGACCATGGTAAAGCTATGTGCCTGGGTGCCACGCATGGATTCGTTAAGCTGGTGTGCGAACCGCAGCGTGCGGAGTTGATCGGTGCCCACATCGTCGGCCCCGAAGCAGCGGAACTCATTCATGAGCTGGTCGCGGTCATGCATTTTCACGGAACCGCCCACGATCTCATGCGTATGCCGCACTATCATCCGACGCTGGCAGAAATCGTGACGTACCCGGCGGAATCCATCGTGGAACAGCTGGAGTCCCCATGA